The proteins below come from a single Xyrauchen texanus isolate HMW12.3.18 chromosome 1, RBS_HiC_50CHRs, whole genome shotgun sequence genomic window:
- the LOC127645340 gene encoding low-density lipoprotein receptor-related protein 3-like produces the protein MRCCGILATATRPIEQLSCPVGDRGVAAGRLDAEEWPLTTREGGARASLLERRLGQSSCENDEYLCGNGKCVPRSWRCNGLDECGDKTDERSCAPPPTTAQASLCPPGTLQCSDIQSTRCLPVFLQCDGARDCPDGSDEAHCPDTSCGKHFVNFYGTFASPDFFRPNRSGGTDLHCTWFLDTQDPKPLVLQVDLQLGVGDSVRVYDGQGEHAERLLQSLSHHNNHRRAMLESSQGQMSVFYHAKPHSPGHGFNATYQVKGYCFPGEHPCGTDEGCYSDLQHCDGYWHCPGGRDEEDCPLCQPGEYPCEGGSGVCYPASERCNNQKKCPEGSDEKNCFDCQPGNFHCGTNLCIFETWRCDGQEDCLDGSDERDCLASVPRKVITAALIGSLVCGLLLVIALGCAFKLYSLRTREYRAFETQMTRLEAEFVQREAPPSYGQLIAQGLIPPVDDFPAYTPTQASVLQNLRSAMRRQIRRHSTRRSSSRRRLGCLWSRLFHRGSRLRGQIPLLTPPGHTHTNTHTVLGLHIYNTTDGGAEDALEGVGQTTSPCSTAALGLAMQAHTEALYLTDRESPPSPLSSPSPASSCSTSDTLEDEDVEDDDDDGSSELSGTRMRSKCSSQGPSPKHKEIDSPPEIPDVPKHSSIRSRASRRLVQDLASELRGVSLLRYTSVGISPLSSPESPTYSSGHSEEQRSLSTPRHLQTGTHTDSSPRHTAIGDTRKSSGTEDTPGECVRLCRLTSSEEEDDETLFVH, from the exons aTGCGCTGTTGTGGCATCCTCGCCACTGCCACCCGCCCAATAGAGCAGCTGAGCTGTCCGGTGGGGGACAGAGGAGTCGCTGCAGGCCGCCTGGATGCAGAGGAATGGCCGCTGACCACAAGGGAAGGAGGGGCTCGCGCCAGCCTCCTGGAGC GCCGGTTGGGTCAGAGCAGCTGTGAGAATGATGAGTATTTATGTGGAAACGGTAAGTGTGTTCCACGTTCTTGGCGCTGTAATGGATTGGATGAGTGTGGAGACAAAACTGACGAAAGAAGCTGTGCCCCCCCACCCACAACTGCCCAAGCAAGTCTGTGTCCACCAGGAACCTTGCAGTGCTCGGATATCCAGTCCACCCGCTGCCTGCCGGTGTTTCTGCAATGTGATGGAGCCCGGGACTGCCCCGACGGATCAGATGAGGCTCACTGCCCAGACACTTCCTGCGGAAAACACTTTGTCAACTTCTATGGAACATTTGCATCACCTGACTTTTTCCGTCCAAACAGGAGCGGGGGCACAGATCTTCACTGCACATGGTTCCTAGACACACAA gaTCCAAAGCCGTTGGTGTTGCAGGTTGACCTACAGCTGGGTGTGGGAGACTCTGTTCGAGTTTACGATGGTCAAGGAGAGCATGCAGAACGTCTTCTGCAGAGTCTCTCTCACCATAACAACCACAGACGAGCCATGCTGGAGTCTTCCCAGGGACAGATGAGCGTATTCTACCATGCTAAACCACACAGCCCTGGACACGGCTTCAATGCCACCTACCAG GTTAAGGGATATTGCTTTCCAGGTGAGCATCCCTGTGGCACAGATGAGGGTTGTTACTCTGACCTCCAGCATTGTGATGGCTACTGGCACTGTCCTGGGGGACGTGATGAGGAGGACTGCCCTCTGTGCCAACCGGGTGAGTATCCCTGCGAGGGTGGCAGTGGGGTGTGTTACCCGGCCTCTGAAAGGTGTAACAACCAGAAGAAGTGCCCAGAAGGCTCCGATGAGAAGAACTGCTTCGACTGTCAGCCAGGAAACTTCCACTGTGGAACCAACCTGTGCATCTTTGAGACGTGGCGGTGCGATGGGCAGGAGGACTGTCTCGATGGCAGTGATGAAAGAGACTGTCTGGCCTCTGTACCCAGGAAAGTGATCACAGCAGCTCTGATTGGAAGCTTGGTCTGTGGCCTGCTGCTGGTCATTGCACTGGGATGTGCCTTTAAACTCTACTCGCTCAGGACAAGAGAGTACAG AGCCTTTGAAACCCAGATGACTCGACTAGAGGCAGAGTTTGTTCAGAGAGAGGCTCCACCCTCTTACGGTCAACTGATAGCGCAAGGACTCATACCTCCAGTCGATGACTTCCCAgcatacacacccacacag GCATCTGTTCTGCAGAATCTCCGTTCAGCTATGCGGAGACAGATTCGCCGTCACTCGACTCGTCGTTCATCATCACGTCGGCGACTTGGATGCCTCTGGAGCCGTCTGTTCCATCGTGGTTCTCGGTTACGTGGTCAGATCCCTCTCCTCACACCTCCTggccatacacacacaaacacacacactgttctgGGCCTTCACATCTACAACACAACGGATGGTGGTGCGGAAGATGCGCTGGAGGGTGTGGGGCAGACTACTTCCCCTTGTTCCACAGCAGCGCTGGGCTTAGCCATGCAGGCTCACACTGAGGCCCTCTACTTAACTGACAGAGAGTCTCCTCCCTCTCCGCTCTCTTCCCCTTCCCCTGCCTCGTCCTGCTCCACCTCTGACACCCTGGAGGATGAAGAtgttgaagatgatgatgatgacggaAGTTCAGAACTGTCTGGGACGAGaatgagatccaaatgcagctctCAAGGCCCTTCTCCTAAACATAAAGAAATAGATAGTCCACCTGAAATTCCGGATGTCCCTAAACACAGCTCAATCAGGTCCAGAGCCTCCAGAAGGCTGGTGCAGGACCTGGCATCGGAGCTCAGAGGAGTCTCCCTCTTACGCTACACCTCTGTGGGTATCTCACCTCTTTCTTCTCCAGAGTCACCAACATACTCCAGTGGTCATTCTGAGGAGCAGAGAAGCCTTTCTACACCCAGACATCTGCAGACAGGTACACACACAGACTCGAGTCCCAGACACACCGCCATAGGGGACACCAGGAAGTCATCGGGAACAGAAGATACACCCGGTGAATGTGTCAGGCTTTGCAGACTCACAAGTAGCGAGGAAGAGGATGATGAGACTCTGTTTGTGCACTGA